From a region of the Neobacillus niacini genome:
- a CDS encoding ABC transporter substrate-binding protein: protein MSKIGLSFVSLLLLLSFTACSISGEEDTGNVNENKKVTLRVAWWGGQPRHDYTMKVIEMYEKKNPNVKIIAEYANWDDYWKKLAPMAAASQLPDVIQMDTAYLFQYGKKDLLEDLTPYLVDGTIDTSTIDEYAIPGGLMDEKLYGFTLGSNVLTVITNDDMLEETGVKLDDENWTWNDFEKIALDVQKGTGQYGTNGMNPAHVFFSYYLRTKGERFYSEDGIGLGYSDDQLFIDYFKRQLRLVDANAFPTPDVEAHVKGLEDEFIVTGDSAMTWNWSNQFSAFAEAAQSSLSLHLPPEQAKEKALFLRPSMFFSIPKSSKQKEEAAKFIDFFVNNVEANKLIKGDRGVPVSSKVVKAIKPELAEEETKIFDYVEKASQNVSASDPPDPLGSAEVMKVLQDISEQMLFKKISPEDGARLFREKAEKILGMNT, encoded by the coding sequence TTGAGCAAAATTGGCTTGTCATTCGTAAGCTTACTACTACTCCTTTCCTTCACGGCATGCAGTATAAGCGGTGAAGAGGATACTGGAAATGTAAATGAAAATAAGAAAGTGACACTTAGAGTAGCTTGGTGGGGTGGACAACCAAGGCATGATTATACGATGAAAGTGATTGAAATGTATGAGAAGAAAAACCCAAATGTGAAAATTATTGCTGAATATGCCAACTGGGATGATTACTGGAAGAAGCTTGCGCCAATGGCTGCAGCAAGTCAGCTGCCAGACGTTATACAAATGGATACAGCCTATCTGTTTCAATATGGTAAAAAAGATTTGCTCGAGGATTTAACGCCGTATCTAGTAGATGGGACGATTGACACAAGCACAATCGATGAGTATGCGATTCCTGGTGGATTGATGGACGAAAAATTATACGGCTTCACACTTGGTTCCAATGTTCTTACTGTTATAACCAATGATGATATGTTAGAAGAAACCGGCGTTAAATTGGACGATGAGAACTGGACCTGGAACGACTTTGAGAAAATAGCACTTGATGTCCAAAAAGGTACAGGGCAGTATGGCACGAATGGAATGAATCCTGCACATGTATTTTTTTCATATTATTTAAGGACAAAAGGTGAGCGGTTTTATAGTGAAGATGGTATTGGTCTTGGCTATTCGGACGATCAATTATTTATTGATTATTTCAAAAGACAGCTTCGATTAGTGGATGCCAATGCTTTTCCAACTCCAGATGTCGAAGCACATGTAAAAGGACTTGAGGATGAATTTATTGTTACAGGTGATTCAGCAATGACCTGGAACTGGTCAAATCAATTTTCAGCATTTGCCGAGGCAGCTCAAAGCTCTTTATCACTTCATCTACCACCAGAGCAGGCTAAAGAGAAAGCTTTATTTTTAAGACCAAGTATGTTCTTTTCCATTCCTAAGAGTTCGAAGCAAAAAGAAGAAGCTGCCAAGTTCATCGATTTCTTTGTAAACAATGTAGAAGCAAATAAGTTAATTAAAGGTGACCGTGGAGTCCCGGTATCTTCGAAGGTTGTCAAAGCAATCAAGCCGGAATTGGCAGAAGAGGAAACCAAAATCTTTGATTATGTTGAAAAAGCTTCTCAAAATGTAAGCGCATCCGACCCTCCTGATCCACTGGGCAGTGCAGAAGTAATGAAAGTATTGCAAGATATATCTGAACAGATGTTATTTAAGAAGATTTCACCCGAAGATGGAGCAAGGTTATTTAGAGAAAAAGCAGAAAAGATTCTTGGAATGAATACGTAA
- a CDS encoding IS1182 family transposase, which yields MYKPKREIQNEAEFVFIDDLVPQDHLLRKVDKYIDFSFIGEKVRPFYSENNGRPSDPIQLFKMMFIGYFYGIRSERQLEREIQTNVAYRWFLGLKLNDTVPHHSTISWNRRTRFKDTNIFQEIFDEIVFKAINHKMVGGRVLFSDSTHLKANANKHKFSRVEVEVETREYVEELNKAIEEDRRDHGKKPLKEKEEVTEKKEIRLSTTDPECGFMSRENKQEMFCYLDHRTTDMKFNIITDAYVTPGNVHDSVPYLSRLDRQVERFGFKVEAVALDSGYLTNPICKGLNERNIFGVIAHRRYQSTKGLFPKWKFTYDKDRDLYVCPNGQELQYRTTTREGYREYKSDPKKCTNCPLLPECTKSQNKTKVVTRHVWEEHKEKVRLNRLSKSGKILYKFRKEKVERSFADSKELHGLRYCRLRGLQNASEQVLLTAACQNMKKIATHLARFEKVCGNLQVHSPC from the coding sequence ATGTATAAGCCAAAAAGAGAAATACAAAACGAAGCTGAATTTGTTTTTATTGATGATTTAGTACCGCAAGATCACCTATTAAGGAAGGTGGACAAGTATATTGATTTTTCTTTTATTGGTGAGAAGGTCCGTCCTTTTTATTCAGAAAATAACGGGCGTCCTTCGGACCCTATACAGCTCTTTAAGATGATGTTTATCGGATATTTTTATGGCATTCGTTCTGAACGACAATTAGAGCGTGAAATTCAGACGAATGTGGCCTATCGATGGTTCTTAGGATTAAAGCTAAACGATACAGTTCCCCATCATTCCACCATTAGTTGGAATCGGCGAACCCGTTTTAAAGATACAAATATATTTCAGGAAATTTTTGATGAGATTGTCTTCAAAGCAATTAACCACAAGATGGTTGGAGGAAGAGTTTTATTTTCCGATTCCACACACCTTAAAGCGAATGCAAACAAACATAAATTCTCTAGAGTTGAAGTGGAAGTTGAAACACGTGAATATGTAGAAGAATTAAACAAAGCTATTGAGGAAGACAGGAGAGATCATGGAAAAAAGCCTTTAAAGGAAAAGGAGGAGGTGACCGAGAAAAAGGAAATACGACTGAGCACAACTGATCCTGAATGCGGGTTTATGTCACGAGAGAATAAACAGGAGATGTTCTGTTATCTTGATCATCGAACTACCGACATGAAGTTCAACATCATAACTGATGCGTATGTTACACCAGGAAATGTTCACGATTCCGTCCCCTATCTTTCACGGTTAGACCGTCAGGTCGAACGTTTTGGATTTAAAGTAGAAGCTGTGGCACTTGATTCGGGTTACCTGACAAATCCGATTTGTAAAGGACTTAATGAACGCAATATTTTTGGAGTTATCGCTCACAGAAGATATCAATCAACAAAAGGGTTATTTCCTAAATGGAAGTTTACATATGACAAAGATAGAGATTTGTATGTTTGTCCAAATGGTCAGGAGTTACAATATCGTACAACTACAAGAGAAGGTTATCGGGAATATAAGTCAGATCCTAAAAAGTGTACTAACTGCCCACTCCTGCCTGAGTGTACAAAATCTCAAAATAAAACAAAAGTAGTTACCAGACATGTTTGGGAGGAACATAAGGAAAAGGTTCGACTTAACAGACTTTCAAAGTCAGGTAAAATACTATATAAATTTAGAAAAGAAAAAGTAGAGCGAAGCTTCGCAGATTCAAAAGAACTGCATGGGCTTCGCTATTGTAGGTTACGGGGATTGCAAAATGCGAGTGAGCAAGTGTTACTTACCGCAGCATGCCAAAACATGAAAAAGATTGCCACGCACTTAGCCAGGTTTGAAAAAGTGTGTGGCAATCTCCAGGTTCATTCCCCCTGTTGA